Part of the Ruania alba genome is shown below.
CGGTGCCAGCCCGCTTCCATCTCGCGCCCGTGCTCGGTGGCGATCGCGGCGCGCATGGCGGGAAACCCGGCGAAGCCGAGATAGGCCGCCAATCGGCTCAGACTCGCGGGGGAAACATCGGCCGACCGTGCCAGACCGGTGATGGAGGACTCGCCGACCTCACCAGGATGGTCGACGATGTACTGCGCGCTCCGGGCCATCGTCCGTTTCAGTCGCGGTAGCGCCTCTCGAAGAGCGTGCAAGGGGCTTGGCCCATAGTCGACATCCGCGACATGCTGATCGTCCGCACTCTCCGTACCCTCCCGATCTGTCACGTACCTACTCCTTCTTGCCTCGATGTTCCAGTGAGCCACACACCATCAGGAGATCAATCCGTTCACCGCTTCGCCAGCCGCTCGCATGCCTTCCTCGGGCGTCTGGTTGCCGAGCAGCACTGCCTGGACACTGTCGGCAACCGCGGTCTCCATCTGCGCGTAGGCGGTGAACTCCCAGAAGGGGCTGGGTGTGGCGGTGGCCGTGATGCTCTCGGTGAAGGCGGAGAGGAACTCGTCCTCCTGCACGTCCGAACTCTCGAGCCCTTCCATCGTCGCGGGAGGGTTGCTCGATGCTCCGAAGTAGCCGAGGATCGCCTCCGGGTCCGAGGTGAGCCACTGCGCGAACTCGGCCCCTGAGGTGGACTCCTCGCCGTCGGTCACGACGAGAATGTGTCCCCACGCCAGTGCTTGCGGGACATCGCCGTCGTCGTGCACCGGGCGCGCCAGCGGGATCATCTTCGACCGAATCTCGGCGTCCGGTGAGTTGGTCACCACGATCGCCGAGCCGATCGGCGCATCGTCGTAGTAGGCCGTGCGCCCCTGGCTGAAGAGGTTGCGCGCCGCGCTGCGCTCGATGTCAGGAGCGATGAGACCGTCGGTGTAGAGCTTCTTGTACCAGGTCATCGCCTCGATGGAGGCCTCGTCACCCACCGTGCAGCGCCCGTCCTCGACCACGGCCGATCCGAAGGTTTGCATCCAGACGATGAAGTCCTTCAGCTGGGCGACCTCGGTGGAGGCCGCGTACGGGACGATGTCGCTGCCCAGGCTCTTCACCTCCCGCAGCACCTCCTCGAACTCCGTCAGCGTGCTCGGTACGAAGTCGACGCCGGCCTGCTCCAGGAGTTCGGAGTTCCCGATCAGTCCGATCGCCGCCGTACTCCACGGGATCCCGTACTGCACACCATCGAACTGGCCCGTCCCCAAGGACGCGTCGGTGTAGCCGACGTCGCTGGTGTACGCGGACAGATCCACCAGCGTGCCAGTGGCAACCATGGGCGCCAGCCAGGCGATGTCCAGGTGAGCGACGCCGGAAAGCTCGCCGCCACGGCTCTGCAGGATCATCTGGTTCAGAGCCTCGTTGTAGGCATAGCTCGACGCGTTGATGCTGATGCCCTCGTCGGAGGCGTAGTCCGCTACCGTCTGCTCCAGCCACTCCTTCGGCGGGTCCTCAGACAATGCGAACGAGGTGAAGGTGAAGTCCTGGCCGCCCTCACCCGAGGGCTCGCCGGCCTCCCCGGGCTCCGTACCTTCGCCGTCGGAGCAGGCCGTCAGGCCCAACCCGCCAAGGCCGAGAGCACCGCCGAGGCCGAGCAGGTTCCGGCGGCTCAGCCCCGTGGCAACAGGACGGCGGTGGTTCGTGCTGGTCATGCGGTTCATCTGCGATCTCCTTCGTGACATGCGTGGTCGCTCATCGGCGTTGATGGTGGACGGGGAGCTGTTATCCCTTGACGGCGCCGGCAGTAATACCGCCGACCAGGTGGCGTTGGAGCGCGACGAAGGCCACCGCCACGGGCAGCGCGACGAGGACGGAGGCGGCCATGAGCTCAGGCCAGTCGGTCGCGGCTTCACCGATGTAGCGGTTGACCAGGGCCGGTGGGAGTGTCTGGCGCTCCGGTCCGGTCAGCGTCAGGGCGAAGATGAAGTCGTTCCAGCCACGCATGAACGCGAACAGTCCGGATGCCACCAACCCCGGCGCAGCCAGGGGAAGCACGATCGCGTGCAGCGTGCGCCAGTTGGACGCACCGTCGATCTTGGACGCCTCGATGATGTCGTCGGGGAGGTTGTCGAAGAACCCTTTGAGCATCCACACGCACAGGGGCAAGGTGAACGTGGTGAACGAGATGATCAGGACGAAGTAGGTGTTGAGGAGCCCGAACGTCGAGAAGACCCCGTAGAGCGTCACCAGCAGCAGTGCCGAGGGCAACATCTGGCTGGACAGGACGAAGTACAGCAGGGTGCGCCGCCCGCGGTAGCGGAACTTCGAGATGGAGTAGCCCATGTACATCGAGGTCACGACGCTGAGCACGGCAGTGATCACCGAGACGATCACGGAGTTCGCCAGCCAACCGAAGATCTCCGGATCGGTGAAGACACTGCGATAGTTGTCGAAGGTGACCGACTCCGGGAAGAAGGTCACGGGGTAGCGGTACACGAGGCTGTCCGGGGTGATCGAGGTGATCAGCAACCAGTACACGGGGGCGAAGGCGAACAGCCCGAAACCCACGACGGCGGCCCACGGCCCCAGTGGAAACCTGCGCCTTCTCGTGTGCGTACGTGCCACGGCCTGCCGGCGCGGTGCCAATGGCGTTTCGGTTCCCACGGCCATCAGTTCGCCTCTTTGCGCTCGGAGAATCGGATGTAGAAGACCACGAGCACCAGCAGGACGAGCATCCACAAGATCCCGATCGCGCCCGCCTGCCCGAGGTCGTAGGAGCGGAACGCCGAATCGTAGAGGGCGGTGGCCAAGGTCTGGGTGGTCTGTGCTGGCCCGCCGCCGGTCATCACGAAGATCAGATCGAAGTGCTGGAAGTTCCAGATGAACTCGAGCAGGATGATGATCCCGGCGACGCCACTGATGTGCGGCCAGGTCACGGTCCAGAACCGGCGCACCTTCCCCGCACCGTCGAGCGAGGCCGCTTCGTGCAGGTCCTCCGGAACGGTCTGCAGGGCGGCGAGGAGCATCACCATGATCCAGGGGAACGCGTTCCAGGACTTCGCCACGATCAGCGCGCCCCGGGCGGTGGCGGTGTCGAAGAGCCAGGCACGCGGCTCATCGATCAGCGACAACTGCTCGAGCAGGCCGTTGAGTGCGCCATAGCTGGCATCGAAGATCCACATCCACAGGAACGAGACGACGACGGCGGGCAGGAGCCATGGGAACAGGAAGGCGCCGCGCAGGATGCTGCGCCCGGGCAGGCGTGCGTTCAGGGCGAGGGCTACCCCCAACCCCACGACGAACGGGAGGACCGTCGCGCCGACGGTGAAGATCCCGGTCTGCCACAACAGCCGGAGGAAGTCGTCTCCAAGTGCGGCCTGGATGTTGGCCAGGCCGACGAACTCCCTGCCTGGGTAGAGCAGACTCTCACTGAAGAAGGCTGAGCTCAGCGAGCGCACCAGCGGGTACAGCACCACGGCGAGCAGCATCGCCACACCGGGCAGGATCAACAGCCACGCGAACCGCAGATCGCTGATCCGGCGAGCGGACCGCTGAGGCTCGTGGGCAGTCGATCCGGATGCGTCTCGCCGCTGCGGTCGCACCTTGTTCGTCATGGTCATGATCCATGCCCCGGGCGGGCCCGCTCCATAGCGATCTCCTTCGATCCGACGGCGTTTCGGAAGCGATTATCGCTTTAGTGATCTCAGTACAACCAGACCGAGAATCTTCTTCGTTCTCGCGACCTGAGAATGCCCGCGTCCACCCGATCCAGACCGCACACCCCGAAGGCGGCTCGGTGACGGCGGGGCTACGGTACGGCTATGGCGTCCAGCATCTACGCAGCCATGGGCGGCGCCTATGCCGTCCGATCCCTCGCGCAGGCGTGGCACCGCCGGTGCCTGGCCGACCCGATCCTCGCCCACGCCTTCCATGCCGGTGTCCATCCCGAGCACACCGACCGGCTCGCCGCCTACTGGGCCGAACAGCTGGGCGGCCCTGCCGAGTACACCGCTCATCTGGGCACCTACGCCGAGGTGATCGCCAAGCATTCGGGAAACGGCCCGCATGAGCAGATGGATGGCCGTGCGGTGGCCGCATTCACCCTGGCGCTCGACGATGCCGCGATCCCGAACGATCCGGACCTGCGGTTCCAGCTCATCGCGTGGTTCACCTGGGCCACCGCGATGCTGAACCATCGTTGGTCCGACCCGGAGGACATCCCCGCGGATCTCTCGCTGCCGCACTGGGGCTGGGAGGGCACTCAGGGCTGGTAGGTCAGCCGCAGTGAACACGTGGCGGCAGGGGAACTCTCGTCAGTCCTTACCTCACCCGCGCCGGCAGGTGAGCAGGAAGCCGGGCAGGCGCAGATCTGCCCCCTGCCAGTGGGCACGTACCTCGATAGTGCCGACGGCGCAGCTCACCCAGTGCGGGGAAAGGAACCATTCGCGCAGGCTCGCCTCGGTCAGGTCCCACCCCTCGTCCGCCTCGGCAGAGACGGCGAGGACTGCCACGAGGGCACCAGGGCCGCAGATCTCGGCGAGCTGGGTGACGTAGGCATCCCGCTCCTGCTCATCGAGCACGTGCAGCAGTCCGCAGTCGATCACGGTCCTGGGTCGAACGCCCAGATCGGTCAGGTGCAATGCGTCACCGACCTGGAAGTCGACGTCGACTCCCCGTGTGGTCGCCTTGGCTGTGGCGTGCTCGATCGCCGGTGCGGAGCCGTCCACGCCGATCACCTGGTGGCCACGACCGGCGAGAAGCAGTGCCAGCTCCCCGGTGCCACACCCGACGTCCAGCACGGGATCGTCGATCGGCGTGCGATCGAGGAATGCCACAAGGGCCGGTTGCGCCTCGCCGATATCCCAGGGTGGCGGCGTCGGCGCGGCATACTCCGCGTCCCAGTCGTGTTCGTGGGCCATTCGCCCACCCTTTCACCCGGTCATGACACTCGCCAGGGCGCTCCCCCGGAAGGATCACACGCACTGCGGCAGGCTGAGTGTCAGGGACACTGGTGCTCATGGTGGAGAAGAGCCTCTGGGCACAGAAGGTCGAGCAGGACCCGCAGCACTCGCACTGGTATGTCCAGCGCTTCAAGAACATGGCCGCCGAGGGTGCCGACCTGCACGGCGAGGCTCGGATGATCGATGCGATGCTGCCGCGCGGGGCGCGGGTGCTCGATGCCGGCTGCGGACCGGGCCGTCTGGGCGGTGAGCTCGCGCGCCGCGGGCACACCGTCGTCGGCGTGGACGTCGACCCGGTGCTGATCGATGCCGCCCAGGCCGAGTTCGGCGACTGCACCTGGCTGTTGCAGGACCTCGCCGAGCTGGACCTGGCTGGGGCGGGCGTGCGTGAGCCGTTCGATGTCGTGGTCGCCGCGGGGAATGTGATGGCTTTCCTCGCGCCGAGCACCAGGCGGGCCGTGGTGGCCAACCTCGCTGGTGCGCTCGCGCCGGAGGGTCGACTCGTGGTGGGGTTCGGCGCGGGCCGGGGCTATGCGGTCGAGGAGTTCGTCGCCGACGCCCACTCAGCCGGGCTCACCGAGGACGTCCGGCTCGCCACCTGGGACCTGCGACCCTGGACCCCCGACGCCGGCTTCCTGGTCGCGATCCTGCGCACCGCATAACGCGGCAATACCCCGATTCAACCGTTCCCGGGCCGCACCGACCGGGTCAGTACCACCGCCGCCACCACCGCACTGAACGCTCCACCGAGGACCAGCACGAGCGTGATCGGCAGACCCGCCATCAACCCGGCTGCCACCACGGGACCGAGCACCTGGCCCGTCCGGGCACAGCTTTGCCACCAGCCGAACCATGCCCCCTCGGCGACCGCGCCGATCCGGGCCGCAAGCACGGGGTTGAGGATTCCGTAGAAGACTCCCGCACCCACCAGTGCGGCCACGGCGAGCGACCCGGGCAGCACCCCGGCACCGACCAGGAAGAACGCGCCCGCTCCCCAGCCGGCCACGGCGAGCACGGCGAAACTCCCCCGGGTGCGCCATCGACCGGTCGCGAAGGTCGCCAGCGTCGCCAGGGCTGACTGCACCGCGAGTGCCCAGCCTCGCCAGGTCAGGTCCACCCCGTTCGCGTCGAGCAGCAACGGCGTGAGCAGCAGCAACCAGCCGAACACCAGCACGTTCAGCAGCACGGTCATCACCAGGATGCCGAGCACCTCCCGAGGTGGCCCACGTCGGGAGGTGCGGGACGCCGTCGGCGGCTGCCCGCCCTGACCACCGGCAGGCAGCACCCGCCAGACCACCAGGGCCGCAGGCAGGGCGAGACCGTAGAAAGCGAACGGGGCGGCGGTGCTGTACCCGCCGAGGGTGGAGCCGATCAACGGCAGCACCACCATCATGGTGCTCACGACGGCGGCGTTGTAGCCAATCGCGCGGACCCGCCACCGGGGCGAGACCGACCGGGCGATCTGGAACGACAGGGCGACCAGCCCGCCTCCGCCGATGCCCTGCAGTACCCGCAACAGCACGGCCGCCGGGAACGTCGTCACGAGCGCGAGAGCCACACCGGCTGCACCGAACATCAGCAGGCACAGGGCCAACGCGAGGCGGCGCCCACGCGCCCGTGCCAGCCGCGCGGCGAGCACCCCGGTGACGATCCCCGGCAGCATCACCGCGGTCTGGAAGTAGGCCATCAGGTCGACGCTCACCCCGTACCGGACCGCGAGCTCGGGCAGTACGGGGGCGAGGAGGGAGACGCTGGAGACACCGAGCGCTGTAGCGCCGAAAGCCACCGTCATGGTGGTGCCGTCGCGCGTCACGTTCCCCCTCGGACAAGCCCCGGCCACGCGTGCACGCGACCCGGGGCGGTTCAGGTACAGGAGATCATTCCATCAGGCCGGCGTCCTGGTAGTACTGCTCGGCGCCCGGGTGCAGGTCCACCCCGCCGGTGTTCTCCGCGGTCCAAGCCGTCGCGGGGTCGAACCCGGCCATGCTGGCGTTCGCCTCGCGCAGGGAGTCGGCCGAGTCGATCACGGCTTCGGTGATGGCGTAGGCGACGTCGTCGGGCATGTCGGCTGAAGCAATCAGGGTGGTGGTGAAGCCGAGGAGCTGGACGTCCTCGTCCTGTCCGGTGAACGTACCGCCGGGCAGGG
Proteins encoded:
- a CDS encoding MFS transporter, coding for MTRDGTTMTVAFGATALGVSSVSLLAPVLPELAVRYGVSVDLMAYFQTAVMLPGIVTGVLAARLARARGRRLALALCLLMFGAAGVALALVTTFPAAVLLRVLQGIGGGGLVALSFQIARSVSPRWRVRAIGYNAAVVSTMMVVLPLIGSTLGGYSTAAPFAFYGLALPAALVVWRVLPAGGQGGQPPTASRTSRRGPPREVLGILVMTVLLNVLVFGWLLLLTPLLLDANGVDLTWRGWALAVQSALATLATFATGRWRTRGSFAVLAVAGWGAGAFFLVGAGVLPGSLAVAALVGAGVFYGILNPVLAARIGAVAEGAWFGWWQSCARTGQVLGPVVAAGLMAGLPITLVLVLGGAFSAVVAAVVLTRSVRPGNG
- a CDS encoding ABC transporter substrate-binding protein, which produces MNRMTSTNHRRPVATGLSRRNLLGLGGALGLGGLGLTACSDGEGTEPGEAGEPSGEGGQDFTFTSFALSEDPPKEWLEQTVADYASDEGISINASSYAYNEALNQMILQSRGGELSGVAHLDIAWLAPMVATGTLVDLSAYTSDVGYTDASLGTGQFDGVQYGIPWSTAAIGLIGNSELLEQAGVDFVPSTLTEFEEVLREVKSLGSDIVPYAASTEVAQLKDFIVWMQTFGSAVVEDGRCTVGDEASIEAMTWYKKLYTDGLIAPDIERSAARNLFSQGRTAYYDDAPIGSAIVVTNSPDAEIRSKMIPLARPVHDDGDVPQALAWGHILVVTDGEESTSGAEFAQWLTSDPEAILGYFGASSNPPATMEGLESSDVQEDEFLSAFTESITATATPSPFWEFTAYAQMETAVADSVQAVLLGNQTPEEGMRAAGEAVNGLIS
- a CDS encoding carbohydrate ABC transporter permease; the protein is MAVGTETPLAPRRQAVARTHTRRRRFPLGPWAAVVGFGLFAFAPVYWLLITSITPDSLVYRYPVTFFPESVTFDNYRSVFTDPEIFGWLANSVIVSVITAVLSVVTSMYMGYSISKFRYRGRRTLLYFVLSSQMLPSALLLVTLYGVFSTFGLLNTYFVLIISFTTFTLPLCVWMLKGFFDNLPDDIIEASKIDGASNWRTLHAIVLPLAAPGLVASGLFAFMRGWNDFIFALTLTGPERQTLPPALVNRYIGEAATDWPELMAASVLVALPVAVAFVALQRHLVGGITAGAVKG
- a CDS encoding carbohydrate ABC transporter permease, with translation MTNKVRPQRRDASGSTAHEPQRSARRISDLRFAWLLILPGVAMLLAVVLYPLVRSLSSAFFSESLLYPGREFVGLANIQAALGDDFLRLLWQTGIFTVGATVLPFVVGLGVALALNARLPGRSILRGAFLFPWLLPAVVVSFLWMWIFDASYGALNGLLEQLSLIDEPRAWLFDTATARGALIVAKSWNAFPWIMVMLLAALQTVPEDLHEAASLDGAGKVRRFWTVTWPHISGVAGIIILLEFIWNFQHFDLIFVMTGGGPAQTTQTLATALYDSAFRSYDLGQAGAIGILWMLVLLVLVVFYIRFSERKEAN
- a CDS encoding class I SAM-dependent methyltransferase, coding for MAHEHDWDAEYAAPTPPPWDIGEAQPALVAFLDRTPIDDPVLDVGCGTGELALLLAGRGHQVIGVDGSAPAIEHATAKATTRGVDVDFQVGDALHLTDLGVRPRTVIDCGLLHVLDEQERDAYVTQLAEICGPGALVAVLAVSAEADEGWDLTEASLREWFLSPHWVSCAVGTIEVRAHWQGADLRLPGFLLTCRRG
- a CDS encoding class I SAM-dependent methyltransferase, which translates into the protein MVEKSLWAQKVEQDPQHSHWYVQRFKNMAAEGADLHGEARMIDAMLPRGARVLDAGCGPGRLGGELARRGHTVVGVDVDPVLIDAAQAEFGDCTWLLQDLAELDLAGAGVREPFDVVVAAGNVMAFLAPSTRRAVVANLAGALAPEGRLVVGFGAGRGYAVEEFVADAHSAGLTEDVRLATWDLRPWTPDAGFLVAILRTA